In the genome of Desulfuromonadales bacterium, one region contains:
- a CDS encoding PAS domain-containing sensor histidine kinase, which produces MRYQGNMFIDAVQPAARFGSRMPTRFAPAERAAESDLRRQVAYFSAETLPRRLLDAVPSILAILNAHRQIVYANQALQSLVGVDGREPLSGLRPGEALDCIHARRTEGGCGTTENCSTCGAVLAILAGLAGKKDVRECRITRCVQGQMEAMDLEVHAVPLDYRDQKFTVFAVSDISHEKRRVVLESLFFHDILNVAGSIKGFAELLRDYDPVDKEDIFALIHAASERVIDEIQAQRTVAAAESRELRVHPETIRSGEFLRQLVEIYRRHEAAENRRLLLDPAVAEVALVSDRTLLGRVLGNMIKNALEASRTGETVTVGCRQVDGRVEFSVHNPAVIPHKEQLQVFQRSFSTKGCGRGLGTYSMRLLSGYLQGEVSFTSCESAGTIFRANYPLSLR; this is translated from the coding sequence GTGCGGTATCAAGGAAACATGTTTATCGATGCCGTACAACCCGCCGCCAGGTTCGGCAGCAGGATGCCCACCCGGTTTGCTCCCGCTGAGCGGGCCGCAGAATCAGACCTGCGGCGGCAGGTCGCCTATTTCTCTGCCGAAACCCTCCCCCGGCGTCTGCTCGATGCCGTCCCCAGCATCCTTGCCATTCTCAATGCCCACCGGCAGATCGTCTATGCCAACCAGGCTCTGCAGTCGCTGGTCGGAGTTGATGGCCGGGAACCGCTCAGCGGGCTGCGTCCCGGTGAGGCGCTCGACTGCATCCATGCCCGCCGCACCGAGGGAGGATGCGGGACTACCGAAAACTGCAGCACCTGCGGCGCGGTGCTCGCGATCCTCGCCGGCCTTGCCGGAAAAAAGGATGTGCGCGAGTGCCGCATCACCCGCTGCGTTCAGGGGCAAATGGAGGCGATGGATCTGGAGGTCCATGCCGTTCCGCTCGATTACCGGGACCAAAAGTTCACCGTTTTTGCCGTCAGCGACATCAGCCACGAAAAACGTCGTGTCGTTCTGGAGAGCCTTTTCTTTCATGACATCCTCAATGTCGCCGGCAGCATCAAGGGCTTCGCCGAATTGCTCCGCGACTACGATCCGGTCGACAAGGAAGATATTTTTGCCCTGATTCACGCCGCCTCCGAACGGGTAATTGATGAGATTCAGGCGCAGAGAACTGTCGCCGCGGCGGAAAGCAGGGAACTGCGGGTGCATCCGGAAACGATCCGGTCCGGCGAATTTCTGCGACAGTTGGTGGAAATCTACCGGCGCCATGAAGCGGCCGAGAACCGCCGGTTGCTGCTCGATCCGGCTGTTGCGGAGGTCGCCCTGGTCAGTGACCGGACGCTGCTCGGCCGCGTTCTGGGAAACATGATCAAGAATGCCCTGGAGGCTTCGCGGACGGGGGAAACGGTGACTGTCGGCTGCCGGCAGGTCGACGGCCGTGTTGAGTTCAGCGTGCACAACCCGGCGGTCATCCCCCACAAGGAGCAGCTGCAGGTCTTCCAGCGCTCCTTCTCCACCAAAGGCTGCGGTCGCGGCCTCGGTACCTACAGCATGCGCCTGCTGAGCGGCTATCTGCAGGGCGAGGTTTCCTTCACCAGTTGCGAGAGCGCAGGCACGATTTTTCGCGCCAACTATCCCTTGAGCCTCCGCTGA
- a CDS encoding ATP-binding protein, translated as MEQFRLAPEELTWRCDPAQFEFESTRDLPALEETIGQDRAVTAIEFGLGINNSGFNIFILGEPGTGRSSTIKKILAKRAGGEAVPDDWCYVHDFDDGTRPRYIHLPAGCGKELHKDVETLVGRLAEEIPKVFESKEYEEQKGHIASEQQEKNKKLFQELEERANEQGFLLQRTVSGLALVPTKDGHPLSQQEYENLSDDEKGDIDRRGTELQDHLNDVLRQGRDLEKEMREAIVQMEKDVMLFAIGHLFEELEEKFKKHEKVLEHFANCKKDILDRIDEFRPSEGPKIAIPGLKIGGQEPPSFDRYRVNLFLDNSERAGAPVVYEANPTYFNLFGRIDHIIQMGGATTNFTMIKPGALHRANGGYLILDCREVLINLFSYEALKRCIRNQEVKIEDMAEQFRLIATVSLKPQPIPLKCKIIMIGPPLLYYLLHQFDIDFRKYFKVKADFDGMMKNTWENVQQYALFVAAKCTEEELRHFSPAGVARVVEFAARLIEDKHRLSSRFLDIADLIREAAFYAEQHGADKVDRTHVELAIEAKIYRANKVEERIQEMIEEGTLLVDTEGEVVGQVNGLSVYLLGDYSFGKPSRVTVRTYLGKGGMVNIEREAKLSGPIHDKGVLILSGFFGDRFAQDKPLTLAASICFEQSYSGVEGDSASSTELYGLMSSLAALPLRQGIAVTGSVNQRGQIQPIGGVNEKVEGFFSVCKAKGLTGDQGVIIPVQNVKNLMLKEEVVAAVREGQFHIWAVGTIDEGVEILTGRPAGKRQPDGSWPEGTVNFLVDRRLREMAEALRKFAPAKETEKDGK; from the coding sequence GTGGAACAGTTTCGCCTGGCTCCCGAGGAGCTGACCTGGCGCTGCGACCCGGCGCAGTTCGAATTTGAAAGCACCCGTGATCTGCCGGCCCTGGAGGAGACCATCGGCCAGGACCGGGCCGTCACCGCCATCGAGTTCGGTCTTGGCATAAATAACAGCGGCTTCAATATCTTCATCCTCGGCGAACCCGGTACCGGCCGCTCCTCCACCATCAAGAAGATTCTCGCCAAGCGGGCCGGGGGCGAAGCGGTTCCCGACGACTGGTGCTACGTGCATGACTTCGACGACGGCACCCGTCCCCGGTACATCCATCTGCCGGCCGGCTGTGGCAAGGAACTGCACAAGGACGTGGAAACCCTGGTCGGCCGGCTCGCCGAGGAGATTCCCAAGGTTTTCGAGAGCAAGGAGTACGAGGAACAGAAGGGACATATCGCCTCGGAACAGCAGGAAAAGAACAAGAAGCTTTTTCAGGAGCTGGAAGAGCGCGCCAATGAGCAGGGTTTTCTCCTGCAGCGGACGGTGAGCGGCCTGGCCCTGGTGCCGACCAAGGACGGCCACCCTCTTTCCCAGCAGGAGTACGAAAACCTCTCCGATGATGAGAAGGGGGATATCGACCGGCGGGGGACCGAACTGCAGGACCACCTCAACGACGTGCTGCGGCAGGGACGGGACCTGGAAAAGGAGATGCGTGAGGCGATCGTCCAGATGGAAAAGGACGTCATGCTCTTTGCCATCGGCCACCTGTTCGAGGAGTTGGAAGAAAAGTTCAAAAAACATGAAAAAGTGTTGGAGCATTTTGCCAACTGCAAGAAGGACATTCTGGACCGCATCGACGAGTTCCGACCGTCGGAGGGGCCCAAGATCGCTATCCCCGGGCTGAAGATCGGCGGCCAGGAACCCCCCTCCTTCGACCGTTATCGCGTCAACCTCTTCCTCGACAACAGCGAACGGGCAGGGGCGCCGGTCGTCTACGAGGCGAATCCGACCTATTTCAACCTCTTCGGCCGAATTGATCACATCATCCAGATGGGTGGCGCCACCACCAACTTCACCATGATCAAGCCCGGCGCCCTGCACCGAGCCAACGGCGGCTACCTGATCCTCGACTGCCGGGAGGTTCTGATCAACCTCTTCTCCTATGAGGCGCTCAAACGCTGCATCCGCAACCAGGAAGTGAAGATCGAAGACATGGCCGAGCAGTTCCGGCTGATCGCGACCGTCTCCCTCAAGCCGCAGCCGATCCCCCTGAAGTGCAAGATCATCATGATCGGCCCGCCGCTGCTCTACTACCTGCTGCATCAGTTCGACATCGATTTTCGCAAGTACTTCAAGGTCAAGGCCGACTTTGACGGGATGATGAAGAACACCTGGGAGAACGTGCAGCAGTATGCCCTGTTCGTCGCCGCCAAGTGCACCGAGGAGGAACTGCGCCATTTCAGCCCGGCCGGCGTCGCCCGCGTGGTCGAGTTCGCCGCCCGCCTGATCGAGGACAAGCACCGACTCTCTTCGCGCTTTCTCGATATCGCCGATCTGATCCGCGAAGCGGCTTTCTATGCCGAGCAGCACGGGGCGGACAAGGTCGATCGCACCCACGTCGAGCTGGCCATCGAAGCGAAAATCTACCGCGCCAACAAGGTCGAGGAGCGTATCCAGGAGATGATCGAAGAGGGAACCCTGCTGGTCGACACTGAAGGTGAGGTGGTCGGCCAGGTCAACGGCCTCTCGGTCTACCTGCTGGGGGATTACTCTTTCGGCAAGCCTTCGCGGGTAACGGTGCGTACCTATCTCGGCAAGGGGGGGATGGTCAACATCGAGCGGGAGGCCAAACTCTCAGGGCCGATCCACGACAAGGGGGTGCTGATCCTTTCGGGATTCTTCGGCGACCGCTTCGCCCAGGACAAGCCGCTGACCCTGGCCGCTTCCATCTGCTTCGAGCAGTCCTATTCCGGCGTCGAAGGTGACAGCGCCTCCTCCACCGAGCTCTACGGCCTGATGTCGTCGCTGGCCGCACTGCCGCTCCGGCAGGGGATCGCCGTGACCGGGTCGGTCAACCAGCGCGGGCAGATCCAGCCGATCGGCGGGGTCAACGAAAAGGTCGAGGGGTTCTTTTCGGTCTGCAAGGCGAAGGGGCTGACTGGCGACCAGGGGGTCATCATCCCGGTGCAGAACGTGAAAAATCTTATGCTGAAGGAGGAGGTCGTTGCGGCCGTCCGTGAAGGACAATTCCATATCTGGGCGGTCGGCACCATCGACGAGGGGGTAGAAATCCTCACCGGCCGGCCAGCCGGTAAACGCCAGCCGGACGGTTCCTGGCCGGAAGGGACGGTGAACTTCCTGGTTGATCGGCGTCTGCGGGAGATGGCGGAGGCGCTGCGCAAGTTTGCCCCCGCCAAGGAGACGGAGAAGGATGGGAAGTAG